The Enterobacter asburiae sequence CAGAGAAAAGTAAAAACAGAACCGCAGGAATAACGGTTTTTGTGACAGGAATAGCAACCCCCCGGTCATTTCTGGCAGGGGGCTGCCGGAACGATTACTCGCCCTTCACACGCTCGATATTGGCACCCAGCGCGCGCAGTTTGTCTTCGATACGTTCATAGCCACGATCGATGTGATAAATACGATCCACCACCGTAGTGCCTTCCGCGATACAGCCCGCCAGCACCAGGCTTGCAGACGCACGCAGATCTGTTGCCATTACCTGAGCACCGGACAGTTTCTCAACACCGTGGCAAATCACGGTGTTACTTTCGATCTCAGCATGTGCACCCATACGGATCAGTTCCGGGACGTGCATAAAGCGGTTCTCGAAAATAGTCTCGGTGATCACACCGGTACCTTCCGCCACCAGGTTCAGCAGGGTGAACTGTGCCTGCATATCGGTCGGGAATGCCGGATGCGGCGCCGTACGCACGGTTACCGCTTTCGGACGCTTGCCGTGCATATCGAGGCTGATCCAGTCTTCACCGGTTTCAACATCGGCACCCGCTTCACGCAGTTTCGCCAGCACCGCATCCAGGGTATCTGGCTGCGCGTTGCGACATACAATCTTACCGCCAGAGATCGCCGCAGCGACCAGGAAGGTGCCGGTTTCAATACGGTCCGGCAGTACGCGATACACACCACCGCCCAGACGCTCAACGCCTTCGATGGTGATGCGGTCAGTACCCTGGCCGGAGATCTTCGCGCCCAGCGCCACGAGGAAGTTGGCGGTATCCACGATCTCCGGTTCACGCGCGGCGTTTTCGATGATGGTGGTACCTTCCGCCAGCGTCGCTGCAGACATAATGGTGACAGTAGCGCCAACGCTCACTTTGTCCATGACAATGTGCGCGCCTTTCAGACGGCCATTGACGGAGGCCTTAACGTAACCTTCTTCCAGCTTGATCTCTGCACCCAGTTTCTCCAGGCCAAAGATATGCAGGTCAACCGGACGCGCGCCGATAGCGCAGCCGCCCGGCAGAGAAACCTGACCCTGACCGAAACGCGCCACCAGCGGGCCAAGCGCCCAGATAGAAGCACGCATGGTTTTCACCAGATCGTAAGGCGCAGAGAAGTTGTTCACGTTGCTGGCGTCAATCCAGACGGAACCGTTGCGCTCAACTTTAGTGCCCAGTTGGGTGAGCAACTTCATAGTGGTGTCGATATCTTTCAGCTTCGGTACGTTCTGAATTTCTACCGGCTCTTCCGCGAGCAGCGCAGCAAAGAGGATTGGCAGCGCGGCGTTTTTCGCGCCAGAAATTGTGACTTCGCCCTGGAGACGCGTTGGCCCCTGTACACGAAATTTATCCATTGTGTGCTCTCTTATAAATTCAACCGTGCTGCGGGCCTGTCGCCCTCAGCTCAAAAACCGTTTAGTTTGCGATCGCGTGCCCACTCTTGCGGGGTGAACGCTTTAATCGACAGGGCGTGGATGCGGTTATCCGCAATATATTCCATCAGCGGCGCGTACACAGCCTGCTGCTTCTTCACACGGCTCATACCGTCGAACATCTCACCCACAGCAATAACCTGGAAGTGACTGCCATCGCCAGTGACGTGGGCTTCCTGAAGGGAGAGTGCATTCATCAGCACTGTCTGGATTTCATGATTTTCCATGGGCTCTTAATCATCTGATAGTGAAAACAAGCCCAACATCTTAGAGCAAAGTGGCGTCGTCTTAAACAAGCAAAAAGCCCCGACGATGAAACTGTCAGGGCTTTCGGAAGTAACGCACTGAAAATATTAACGAGGCAGTACGTCCTGAGGCAGATTGTAGAGTTGCGCAAGGGTAACGACATTATCGCTCGCGCCATGAAGCATGACGCTTGTTCCCTGCTTTTTCCCCACGGCAACCAGATGGGCAAGCAGCGCAACGCCTGCCGTATCCACCCGCGTGACGTCGGTTAAGTCGATAAGCGTCACGCCCTGCATCGCTTCATGACGTTTGTCCCACAGCGGGTTCAGCAGATCCTGGTCCAGTTCACCGGACAGCTTTAACGTCTCACCTTCACGCGACCAGCGGAGTTGCTGCGACATTACTTCTTCTCGTCCAGAGTAATTTTCTGACGAGAAATAGACTGCAGCTGTGCGGTCAGGCCATCAATGCCCTTGGTGCGCAGCAGGTCGCTCCACTCGTTCTGTTTAGTGGTGATCATGCTCACCCCTTCGGCGATCATGTCATACGCCTGCCAGTGGCCGGTCTGGCTATTTTTACGCCACTGGAAATCCAGACGCACCGGCGGACGGCCGTTAGGATCGTTGATCGTCACGCGGATAGGAATGATGGTGGCATCGCCCAGCGGCTGCTCTGGCGCAATCTGATAGGTCTGACCGTGGTACATCGCCAGCGCCTGGCCGTAGGCCTGTTTCAGGTATTCACGGAATGCAGCAAAGTAGGCTTCACGCTGCGCAGGCGTCGCATCTTTGTAATAACGCCCCAGCACCAGCGCTCCCGCATATTTAATCTGCACATACGGCAGCAGTTCCTGGTCAACCACGTCACGCAGATAATCAGGATTCGCGCGAATTTTTGGCTGTTCGTTTTTGAGACGGTCGAAGGTTTTCTTCGCAGCTTCGTCCATCAGTTTGTACGGGTTGCTCTGATCCGCAGCATGTGCCGCAGTGAGAGGGGCAATGACCAGCATGGCAACCATTAACAGTCGTTTAAACATGAATGACTTCTCCTGAATTAATTCGCAGCACCAGGGGTCGGCGCAACGTTGGTATGGTCTTCACTCTGCGCAGGGGCATCGTCAGACTTTTTATCATCCCCTTTACTGTTGTAAAGGAACTGACCAATCATATCCTCCAGCACCATCGCGGACTTCGTATCCTGGATAACGCTACCGTCTTTAAGGATAGTCGTTCCCAGCTCGGGGTCTTCAAAGCCCACGTTAAGTGCCAGATATTGTTCGCCCAGCAGGCCGGAAGTACGGATAGAAAGGGAACTGGTGTCCGGAATATGGTTGTAACGTTCTTCGATATCCATCGCGACGCGCGGCAGATACGTTTTTTCATCAAGCGTAATGTCAGATACGCGGCCTATCACCACACCGCCAATGCGGACCGGCGAACGTGCCTTCAGCCCACCGATGTTGTCGAAGGTGGCATAGATACGATACGTCGGCTCAGTGCGTACTGAGGTGATATCTGCCGCTCGCAGGCAGATAAAGAGTGCCGCCAGCAGCGCCAGCAGCAGGAACACGCCGACCCAAATTTCATTTTTTCTCGTTTGCATGAACTCAATTCCCAAACATCAGTGCGGTGAGCACAAAATCCAGACCCAGTACGGCCAGCGACGAATGTACGACTGTACGTGTAGTTGCACGGCTAATGCCCGCCGACGTCGGGATGGCATCGTAACCATTGAACAATGCAATCCAGGTGACCGTAATGGCAAATACCACGCTTTTAATCAGACAGTTAACCAGATCCATGCGCAGATCGATGGCGTCCTGCATTGCGGACCAGAAGAAACCGGCATCAATGCCTTTCCAGTGGACCCCAACCAGCGAGCCGCCCCAGATACCTACGGCGACAAACAGAATAGTCAGTAGCGGCAGCGAGATCACCCCCGCCCAGAAACGCGGCGAGATCACGCGACGCAGCGGATCGACCGCCATCATCTCCATGCTGGAGAGCTGCTCGGTGGCACGCATCAGGCCAATCTCAGCCGTTAATGCTGACCCTGCGCGCCCGGCGAACAGCAGCGCAGCCACAACCGGCCCCAGCTCGCGTAAAAGCGAGAGCGCCACCAGCATCCCGAGGCTGGTTTCCGCACTGTAGGTTGTCAGGACGAGGTAGCCCTGCAGCCCCAGCACCATGCCAATAAACAGACCGGAAACAATAATGATGAGCATCGACAGCACGCCGACATTATAAAGCTGACGCACCAGCAGAGGGGCGTGCTTGCTAAACTCCGGCTTGCCGACCAGCGCGTTGAATAACATCAATCCGGCACGCCCGAACGTCCTGATGGTTTTTATGCCACGGTGTCCGAGAGCGGCCAACGCATTTAACAGCATGAGTGGCTTAACTCCCTATTCCCAGTAAATCGTCACGATAGTCGCCCGCCGGGTAGCGGAACGGTACGGGTCCGTCAGCAATACCGTCAAGGAACTGCCGCACGCGCGGATCGCAATTTTCCTGCAGCGCCTGAGCGCTACCGTGTGCGACGATCTTTTTGTCCGCCACGATATAGGCGTAATCGGCAATGCTCAATACTTCCGGTACATCGTGAGACACCACGATACAGGTGACGCCGAGCGCGCTGTTCAATTCAGAGATGAGCTTTACCAGCACGCCCATCGTGATGGGATCCTGTCCGACAAACGGTTCGTCGAACATGATTAAATCGGGCTCTAATGCAATGGCTCGCGCCAGCGCGGCGCGGCGCGCCATCCCGCCGGACAGTTCCGAAGGCATCAGCTTCGCGGCCCCGCGCAATCCCACAGCTTCAAGCTTCATCATCACCGTGCTTTTCAGCAGTTCAGGCGGCAGGCTGGTATGCTCGCGCAGCGGATAGGCCACGTTATCAAAGACGTTCATGTCGGTGAACAACGCCCCCGACTGAAAGAGCATACTCATACGTTTGCGGACAGTATACAGGCGCGAGCGCGACATCTCCGGGACGTTTTCGCCATCGAAGAGGATTTCACCGCTATCCGGTGGGATCTGACCACCTATAAGGCGCAGGAGGGTCGTTTTACCGATCCCGGACGGCCCCATGATGGCGGTGATTTTGCCACGCGGTACGGTCAACGAAATATCATCGAATATCAGACGATTGCCACGTGAAAAACTCACACCGCGGACATCGACTAAATTCGCCATCGTTTGGCTCATTTATAGTTCCTTTCTTACCCTGCTCACGTTAAGGCGTACAGCCTGAATCAGCCCTTAACCCAGCATTTTTACAGAATATTAGCCGTTGAGGTTAGCGAAAGCTGGCATTTGTTTTACTTTTCCGGCGCATAAAGTCAAAATTAGGAATTCGTTACGCCTCAGACCGTATGCAGTCCAGCCATTCCCGCGCGATGGACCGACAAGTATACCTGAAGAAAGGACTTTTGATGCTTTTAGCAACAGCACTGTTAATTATTGGTTTACTGTTAGTGGTCTACAGTGCTGACCGTTTAGTCTTTGCTGCATCTATCCTGTGTCGCCTGACGGGCGTACCGCCTGTTGTCATCGGGATGACCGTGGTCAGCGTTGGCACATCACTTCCTGAAATCATCGTCTCCGTCTCGGCGTCGCTGCATGGTCAGTTAGACCTGGCAATTGGCACCGCGATTGGCTCTAACATTGTCAATATATTACTGATTTTAGGCCTTGCGGCACTTCTCCATCCATTTCGCGTGCATTCTGATGTTCTGCGCCGTGAATTGCCGCTAATGTTAGTCGTAAGCCTGCTGGCAGGGTGCGTATTTTATGACGGTGTACTGAGCTACAGCGACGGCATTTTCCTGCTGGCGCTGGCCGTCATCTGGCTGCTGTATAGTGTTAAAATTGCCCGCCAGGCGGAAAAGCAGGGTCAGGACAGCCTGACGCGTGAGCAGGTTGCCGAACTTCCGCGCGAAGGCACGCTG is a genomic window containing:
- the mlaF gene encoding phospholipid ABC transporter ATP-binding protein MlaF is translated as MSQTMANLVDVRGVSFSRGNRLIFDDISLTVPRGKITAIMGPSGIGKTTLLRLIGGQIPPDSGEILFDGENVPEMSRSRLYTVRKRMSMLFQSGALFTDMNVFDNVAYPLREHTSLPPELLKSTVMMKLEAVGLRGAAKLMPSELSGGMARRAALARAIALEPDLIMFDEPFVGQDPITMGVLVKLISELNSALGVTCIVVSHDVPEVLSIADYAYIVADKKIVAHGSAQALQENCDPRVRQFLDGIADGPVPFRYPAGDYRDDLLGIGS
- the ibaG gene encoding BolA family iron metabolism protein IbaG — encoded protein: MENHEIQTVLMNALSLQEAHVTGDGSHFQVIAVGEMFDGMSRVKKQQAVYAPLMEYIADNRIHALSIKAFTPQEWARDRKLNGF
- the mlaB gene encoding lipid asymmetry maintenance protein MlaB, with the translated sequence MSQQLRWSREGETLKLSGELDQDLLNPLWDKRHEAMQGVTLIDLTDVTRVDTAGVALLAHLVAVGKKQGTSVMLHGASDNVVTLAQLYNLPQDVLPR
- the mlaC gene encoding phospholipid-binding protein MlaC is translated as MFKRLLMVAMLVIAPLTAAHAADQSNPYKLMDEAAKKTFDRLKNEQPKIRANPDYLRDVVDQELLPYVQIKYAGALVLGRYYKDATPAQREAYFAAFREYLKQAYGQALAMYHGQTYQIAPEQPLGDATIIPIRVTINDPNGRPPVRLDFQWRKNSQTGHWQAYDMIAEGVSMITTKQNEWSDLLRTKGIDGLTAQLQSISRQKITLDEKK
- a CDS encoding calcium/sodium antiporter encodes the protein MLLATALLIIGLLLVVYSADRLVFAASILCRLTGVPPVVIGMTVVSVGTSLPEIIVSVSASLHGQLDLAIGTAIGSNIVNILLILGLAALLHPFRVHSDVLRRELPLMLVVSLLAGCVFYDGVLSYSDGIFLLALAVIWLLYSVKIARQAEKQGQDSLTREQVAELPREGTLPVALLWLGVALIIMPMATRMVVDNATVLANYFAMSELTIGLTVIAIGTSLPELATAIAGARKGEDDIAIGNIIGSNIFNIAIVMGLPALITPGPFNPLAFSRDYGVMLLVSVIFALLCWRRQRQIGKGAGALLTGGFIVWMAMLYWLSPLLSG
- the murA gene encoding UDP-N-acetylglucosamine 1-carboxyvinyltransferase; the protein is MDKFRVQGPTRLQGEVTISGAKNAALPILFAALLAEEPVEIQNVPKLKDIDTTMKLLTQLGTKVERNGSVWIDASNVNNFSAPYDLVKTMRASIWALGPLVARFGQGQVSLPGGCAIGARPVDLHIFGLEKLGAEIKLEEGYVKASVNGRLKGAHIVMDKVSVGATVTIMSAATLAEGTTIIENAAREPEIVDTANFLVALGAKISGQGTDRITIEGVERLGGGVYRVLPDRIETGTFLVAAAISGGKIVCRNAQPDTLDAVLAKLREAGADVETGEDWISLDMHGKRPKAVTVRTAPHPAFPTDMQAQFTLLNLVAEGTGVITETIFENRFMHVPELIRMGAHAEIESNTVICHGVEKLSGAQVMATDLRASASLVLAGCIAEGTTVVDRIYHIDRGYERIEDKLRALGANIERVKGE
- the mlaE gene encoding lipid asymmetry maintenance ABC transporter permease subunit MlaE, encoding MLLNALAALGHRGIKTIRTFGRAGLMLFNALVGKPEFSKHAPLLVRQLYNVGVLSMLIIIVSGLFIGMVLGLQGYLVLTTYSAETSLGMLVALSLLRELGPVVAALLFAGRAGSALTAEIGLMRATEQLSSMEMMAVDPLRRVISPRFWAGVISLPLLTILFVAVGIWGGSLVGVHWKGIDAGFFWSAMQDAIDLRMDLVNCLIKSVVFAITVTWIALFNGYDAIPTSAGISRATTRTVVHSSLAVLGLDFVLTALMFGN
- the mlaD gene encoding outer membrane lipid asymmetry maintenance protein MlaD translates to MQTRKNEIWVGVFLLLALLAALFICLRAADITSVRTEPTYRIYATFDNIGGLKARSPVRIGGVVIGRVSDITLDEKTYLPRVAMDIEERYNHIPDTSSLSIRTSGLLGEQYLALNVGFEDPELGTTILKDGSVIQDTKSAMVLEDMIGQFLYNSKGDDKKSDDAPAQSEDHTNVAPTPGAAN